From Leguminivora glycinivorella isolate SPB_JAAS2020 chromosome 24, LegGlyc_1.1, whole genome shotgun sequence, a single genomic window includes:
- the LOC125238553 gene encoding uncharacterized protein LOC125238553, with translation MIPAYSVSALRLAFDEIATVLPIANQLACLLIPFLINLINNLNNLSNIVQNLTPAILPYFGCTLPLLYATLTDLASVLFLYISVLISLFRSNVLAAPGLLIGLVSQVLNLVIGLLTGLTDSSGLLSSLIKLITNILVELEKLLI, from the coding sequence ATGATCCCAGCATATTCCGTCTCAGCCCTCCGCCTAGCGTTCGACGAGATAGCAACAGTCCTGCCCATCGCTAACCAACTCGCTTGCCTCCTCATCCCATTCCTTATCAACCTTATCAATAACTTGAACAACTTATCAAATATTGTCCAGAATTTAACTCCAGCGATCCTTCCTTACTTCGGATGTACTTTACCTCTTTTATATGCAACTTTGACTGACTTAgcttcagttttatttttatatataagcgTATTAATATCGTTATTCAGATCAAATGTGTTAGCAGCTCCTGGCTTACTCATTGGACTGGTTTCTCAGGTTTTGAACCTAGTTATTGGTTTGTTAACCGGATTGACGGATAGCTCAGGACTTTTGAGCAGTTTGATTAAGTTGATCACTAATATTCTGGTGGAATTGGAGAAACTGCTGATTTAA